The Litoreibacter ponti genome includes a window with the following:
- a CDS encoding gamma-glutamyltransferase family protein, whose product MSDFTTRPEIAGTFGVVTSTHWIASQVGMAMLERGGNAFDAAVACGLVLQVVEPHLNGPAGDMPAIFHVAETGETQVLCAQGVAPEAATIEHYRAQGLTLVPGSGLLATVVPGAFDGWMLMLRDHGTMSLEEVMQPAIDYARDGHPVLPRVSNIIAGLVDYFAEEWPSSAAVWTPDGQAPAPHSLFKNPDLAETYARLAASEGATREARIDAARAAWREGFVADAIFSYLADATTRDTSGAHHKAVLAPADMADWRATYEPPVSIEYHGWTLHKTGPWGQGPVLLQALMILKGVDLAAMDPIGAEFTHTVIEAIKLAYADREAYYGDPDHSEVPLEHLLSEDYAATRRAVITRDASIEQRPGMVPGFEHLAHAYKERSARDFGMGDVAAQEPTMAHLTEKRGDTVHLDVIDRWGNMVSATPSGGWLQSSPVIPGLGFPLNSRAQMFWLDEGLPTSLAPGRRPRTTLTPSLAEKDGMRLAFGTPGGDQQDQWQLIWFLRFVHHGLGMQEGMDAPLFHSMHFQGSFFPRDAHPGEMMIEPGVGEATIAELRRRGHIVHVAEPWSVGRLTAALRLPDGRLRAAATPRLMQAYAVGR is encoded by the coding sequence ATGTCCGATTTCACCACCCGCCCCGAGATTGCCGGCACGTTCGGGGTCGTCACCTCGACCCATTGGATCGCCTCGCAGGTCGGCATGGCCATGTTGGAGCGCGGCGGAAACGCCTTTGACGCGGCGGTCGCGTGCGGGTTGGTGCTGCAAGTCGTCGAGCCGCATCTGAACGGCCCCGCAGGCGACATGCCCGCGATTTTCCACGTGGCCGAGACGGGCGAGACGCAGGTGCTCTGCGCCCAGGGCGTCGCACCTGAGGCCGCCACGATCGAACACTACCGCGCCCAAGGGCTGACACTGGTGCCGGGCTCCGGCCTGCTGGCGACGGTGGTGCCGGGGGCCTTTGACGGCTGGATGCTGATGCTGCGCGATCACGGCACGATGTCGCTGGAAGAGGTCATGCAACCCGCCATCGACTACGCCCGCGACGGCCATCCCGTGCTGCCGCGGGTCTCGAATATCATCGCGGGGCTGGTCGACTATTTCGCCGAAGAGTGGCCCAGCTCGGCCGCCGTCTGGACGCCGGATGGGCAGGCCCCTGCCCCGCACTCACTGTTCAAAAACCCAGATCTGGCAGAGACTTACGCAAGGCTTGCCGCCTCTGAAGGCGCGACGCGCGAGGCCCGGATCGACGCCGCCCGCGCCGCGTGGCGCGAGGGGTTCGTGGCGGACGCGATCTTCTCGTATCTGGCGGACGCCACAACGCGGGACACTTCCGGCGCGCATCACAAAGCGGTGCTGGCCCCCGCGGACATGGCCGATTGGCGCGCCACCTATGAGCCCCCGGTCAGCATCGAGTATCACGGCTGGACCCTGCACAAGACCGGCCCGTGGGGCCAGGGCCCGGTGCTCTTGCAGGCGCTGATGATCCTCAAGGGGGTCGACTTGGCCGCGATGGACCCGATAGGCGCGGAGTTCACCCACACGGTGATCGAAGCGATCAAGCTCGCCTATGCCGACCGGGAGGCCTATTACGGCGACCCCGACCATAGTGAGGTGCCGCTCGAACACCTGCTCTCGGAGGACTACGCCGCCACGCGGCGGGCCGTGATTACCCGGGACGCCTCGATCGAGCAGCGCCCGGGCATGGTCCCGGGTTTCGAGCATCTCGCCCACGCCTACAAAGAGCGCAGCGCGCGGGATTTCGGCATGGGAGACGTCGCAGCACAGGAGCCCACCATGGCGCATCTGACCGAGAAGCGCGGCGACACCGTTCATCTCGACGTGATCGACCGCTGGGGCAACATGGTCTCGGCCACGCCCTCGGGCGGCTGGCTGCAAAGTAGCCCGGTGATCCCGGGCCTTGGCTTTCCGCTGAACTCCCGCGCCCAGATGTTCTGGCTCGACGAGGGATTGCCAACCTCGCTTGCGCCCGGTCGCAGGCCGCGCACGACCCTGACGCCGAGCCTCGCCGAGAAGGATGGAATGCGGCTCGCTTTCGGCACACCCGGCGGCGATCAGCAGGACCAATGGCAGCTCATCTGGTTCCTGCGCTTCGTCCATCACGGGCTTGGGATGCAAGAGGGTATGGACGCGCCGCTGTTCCACTCGATGCACTTCCAAGGCTCGTTCTTCCCACGCGACGCGCACCCCGGCGAGATGATGATCGAGCCCGGTGTGGGCGAGGCCACGATTGCCGAGCTGCGACGGCGCGGCCACATCGTGCACGTGGCCGAGCCGTGGTCCGTCGGACGCCTCACCGCCGCCCTGCGCCTGCCCGACGGCCGCCTCCGCGCCGCCGCCACGCCCCGATTGATGCAGGCCTACGCGGTGGGGCGGTGA
- a CDS encoding Dps family protein, whose translation MTQTAAALDSNSRAAIVDALNQSVAETTVTTMLAQNFHWNVKGMSFGPLHALFQEVYEDHFTAQDDLAERIKALNGHAEATLAGMLKRSKVQEHEGTATDKEMLAAMLEAQETLAGTLASAGALAAEHEDSLTEDLCIARGQTHEKFAWMMRAHLA comes from the coding sequence ATGACCCAGACCGCAGCCGCGCTCGACAGCAACTCCCGCGCCGCAATCGTTGATGCGCTGAACCAATCGGTGGCTGAGACCACCGTGACGACGATGCTTGCGCAGAATTTCCACTGGAATGTCAAAGGCATGTCCTTCGGCCCGCTGCACGCATTGTTCCAGGAGGTCTACGAGGATCACTTCACCGCACAGGACGATCTGGCCGAGCGGATCAAGGCATTGAACGGCCATGCGGAGGCGACTTTGGCGGGCATGCTGAAGCGCTCGAAGGTGCAAGAGCACGAAGGCACTGCGACCGACAAGGAAATGCTCGCCGCGATGCTGGAGGCGCAGGAAACGCTTGCCGGCACGCTCGCCAGCGCGGGTGCCTTGGCGGCGGAGCATGAGGACAGCCTGACCGAAGACCTGTGCATCGCCCGCGGCCAGACCCACGAGAAATTCGCGTGGATGATGCGCGCGCATTTGGCGTAA
- a CDS encoding GcvT family protein, translated as MKTRTKVVVIGGGIAGCSTLYHLTQEGWSDVMLLERDELTSGTTWHSAAQVTNFGMNQTMVGLKSHSIALYQELRDDPDYPVSYNHGDGGIRLANTEAQMDGYRHFASMARGMGVEFEVVDAQECARRHPLISTDNLVGGLWDGNDGDIDPASLCQALARRARRAGAEVHRNTPVTALRQLEDDTWIVSTPKGEIAADIVVNACGYRVNEVGAMMGVHHPVMSMEHQYFVTDEMPEIAAADHRMPLLRCPISDYYCRQEKNGLLLGFYEQDCRTWGMDGIDPHFSNDLCPDDLDRVTDVLEGAFARMPALMEAGIKNVVNGPITYTIDGAPLVGPIPGKRNAFCIIGLRAGLGEGGGHGWLLAQQIVHGEACYDTWVLDPRRFAGHTNVELCALKAIEDYQNEFRFHFPHEHRPAGRPAKTTPLTPVLAAEGAEFTVVNGWERVDYIRPSEDFEEPHSFRFSDVEQVIADEVRAVQNGVGLAEVNGFNRIEMTGTDVHDFLDRMSCSRIPRKPGRVGLAYLLNHHGMVKAEATVANLPDGRVWYGSAAASESHDMDWLQAHVWDGEDVQLRSLTNDQNILVLAGPKSRDVLSAVSRADWSKEAFPWLSVREAFIGIAPATVMAVSFSGELAYEIHVPNASLYAAYLALRQAGEANGLRLFGARAVEAMRMEKGYLHWKADLLTEFDPFETGLDRFVKMDKGDFVGRDALAARQVARKLVTLEVDAQDRPAHPGASIMVGGDVVGTVTSGAFGHRVGMNLAYAFVAPEHAALGSKLEADLLGDRVAVTVIPPSPYDPGNTLQRG; from the coding sequence ATGAAGACGCGGACCAAAGTTGTGGTGATCGGGGGCGGGATCGCCGGGTGCTCGACGCTGTACCATCTGACCCAGGAAGGGTGGAGCGATGTGATGCTGCTGGAGCGCGACGAGCTGACCTCTGGCACGACATGGCACTCGGCGGCACAGGTCACCAATTTCGGGATGAACCAGACGATGGTGGGGCTGAAGAGCCACTCGATTGCGCTGTATCAGGAATTGCGGGACGACCCGGACTACCCGGTCAGCTACAACCACGGCGATGGCGGCATTCGGCTGGCCAACACCGAAGCCCAGATGGACGGCTACCGCCATTTCGCGTCGATGGCGCGCGGCATGGGCGTGGAGTTCGAGGTGGTCGATGCGCAGGAATGTGCCCGCCGCCACCCGCTGATCTCGACCGATAATCTGGTGGGCGGGCTGTGGGATGGCAATGATGGCGACATTGACCCGGCGAGCCTGTGCCAGGCGCTGGCGCGGCGCGCGCGCAGGGCGGGGGCCGAGGTGCATCGCAACACGCCCGTGACCGCCTTGCGGCAGCTGGAGGACGACACCTGGATCGTCAGCACGCCCAAGGGCGAGATCGCGGCGGATATCGTGGTGAATGCCTGCGGCTACCGCGTCAACGAGGTGGGCGCGATGATGGGGGTGCATCACCCGGTCATGTCGATGGAGCACCAGTATTTCGTCACGGACGAGATGCCGGAGATCGCCGCGGCCGACCACCGGATGCCGCTGCTGCGCTGCCCGATCAGCGACTACTATTGCCGTCAGGAAAAGAACGGGCTGCTGCTGGGCTTCTACGAGCAGGACTGCCGGACCTGGGGGATGGACGGCATCGACCCGCATTTCTCCAACGATCTGTGCCCCGATGATCTGGACCGGGTAACGGATGTGCTGGAGGGCGCGTTCGCCCGGATGCCCGCGCTGATGGAGGCGGGGATCAAGAACGTGGTGAACGGCCCGATCACCTACACGATTGACGGCGCGCCGCTGGTGGGGCCGATCCCGGGCAAGCGCAACGCGTTTTGCATCATTGGCCTGCGCGCGGGCCTGGGCGAGGGTGGTGGGCATGGCTGGCTTCTGGCCCAGCAGATCGTTCATGGCGAGGCGTGCTATGACACCTGGGTGCTCGACCCGCGTCGCTTTGCGGGCCATACGAATGTGGAGCTTTGCGCGCTGAAGGCAATTGAGGATTACCAAAACGAATTCCGCTTCCACTTCCCACACGAGCATCGCCCCGCGGGCCGCCCTGCGAAGACCACGCCTTTGACCCCTGTTTTGGCGGCGGAAGGCGCTGAATTCACCGTGGTGAACGGCTGGGAGCGGGTGGATTACATCCGCCCGTCGGAGGATTTCGAGGAGCCGCATTCCTTCCGCTTCTCGGATGTCGAACAGGTGATCGCGGACGAGGTCCGCGCGGTGCAGAACGGCGTCGGGCTGGCAGAGGTCAACGGTTTCAACCGGATCGAGATGACCGGGACGGATGTGCATGATTTCCTCGACCGCATGTCGTGCTCGCGCATCCCGCGCAAGCCGGGGCGCGTCGGGCTGGCTTACCTGCTCAACCACCACGGCATGGTGAAGGCGGAAGCGACGGTCGCCAACCTGCCCGATGGGCGGGTCTGGTACGGCTCGGCCGCGGCTTCGGAAAGCCATGATATGGATTGGCTACAGGCGCACGTGTGGGACGGCGAGGATGTGCAACTGCGCTCCCTGACCAATGATCAGAACATCCTTGTGCTGGCCGGGCCGAAGTCCCGCGACGTGCTGTCGGCGGTCTCCCGCGCCGACTGGTCGAAAGAGGCGTTCCCGTGGCTTTCGGTGCGCGAGGCCTTCATCGGGATCGCACCCGCGACCGTGATGGCGGTCAGCTTCTCGGGCGAGCTGGCCTATGAGATCCACGTGCCGAATGCGTCGCTCTACGCGGCCTATCTGGCACTGCGACAGGCGGGCGAGGCTAATGGCCTACGCCTGTTCGGCGCGCGGGCGGTGGAAGCGATGCGGATGGAGAAGGGCTACCTGCACTGGAAGGCGGATCTGCTGACCGAGTTCGATCCGTTCGAGACGGGGCTGGACCGGTTCGTGAAGATGGATAAGGGCGATTTCGTCGGCCGCGATGCGCTGGCCGCGCGGCAGGTGGCGCGGAAATTGGTGACCTTGGAGGTCGACGCACAAGACCGCCCCGCTCACCCCGGTGCATCGATCATGGTGGGCGGCGACGTGGTCGGCACGGTGACCTCCGGTGCGTTCGGCCACCGCGTTGGCATGAACCTGGCCTATGCCTTTGTCGCGCCGGAACATGCCGCCCTCGGCTCCAAGTTGGAGGCAGATTTGTTGGGCGATAGGGTGGCAGTGACCGTAATACCGCCCAGCCCCTACGATCCGGGGAACACTCTGCAGCGCGGCTGA
- a CDS encoding trimethylamine methyltransferase family protein: MASRRRSGRQDKLAQRSAPPANPCPPGQIGGQYLPLTPSELRAIYDTALRLLAELGLGEVPARLAEDLTRVGAQMQGGRAYFPNALVEDAIDKAAKRFPLHGRDPARTIEVGGDAVHFGTGGAAVQTLDLDSGLYRPSTLKDLHDFTRLQDTLTNVSWFTRCCVATDVPDTFQLDVNTAYALIRNTTKPVATSFTLAENVAPIVQMLDIAAGGSFAARPFLKAHISPIISPMRFGEDAVDVLYECAAHNIPVSCITAAQSGATAPATLAGFLAQSLAETLASLVMVHAIKPGHPMIFSNWPLVIDLRTGAFAGGGGEIAVMNAASAQISNWLGLPSGVAASMTDAKAIDAQYGVEKGLTALAAGLAGGNLIYESSGMTASLLGASFEAFILDDEMHSAIYRTLRGVEVSEETLGFDNICEAVLGEGHFLGTAQTYAAMERDYHYPTLADREQPRTWAENGAKDIWEIARDKARAVLDSHHPDYLTPEQDAEIRAAFPIL; the protein is encoded by the coding sequence ATGGCATCTCGCAGACGCAGTGGACGGCAAGACAAGCTGGCGCAACGCAGCGCGCCGCCCGCAAACCCGTGTCCGCCGGGCCAGATTGGCGGGCAGTACCTGCCACTGACTCCGTCCGAGCTGCGCGCGATCTATGACACCGCCCTGCGCCTTCTGGCCGAGCTGGGATTGGGCGAGGTGCCCGCCCGACTGGCCGAGGATTTGACCCGCGTGGGCGCACAAATGCAGGGCGGCCGGGCGTATTTCCCCAACGCTTTGGTCGAGGATGCAATCGACAAGGCCGCAAAGCGCTTCCCGCTCCATGGCCGCGACCCCGCCCGCACGATCGAGGTCGGTGGCGACGCCGTGCATTTCGGCACCGGCGGCGCGGCAGTGCAAACCCTTGACCTCGACAGCGGGCTCTACCGCCCCTCGACGCTGAAGGACCTGCACGACTTCACAAGGCTGCAAGACACGCTGACCAACGTCTCGTGGTTCACCCGCTGCTGCGTCGCGACAGATGTGCCAGACACGTTCCAGCTGGACGTCAACACCGCCTACGCGCTGATCCGCAACACGACCAAGCCGGTGGCGACCTCCTTCACATTGGCCGAAAACGTCGCCCCCATCGTTCAGATGCTCGACATCGCCGCGGGTGGCAGCTTCGCCGCGCGGCCGTTCCTGAAGGCCCATATCAGCCCGATCATCTCGCCTATGCGCTTTGGCGAGGACGCGGTCGATGTGCTTTACGAATGCGCCGCCCACAACATCCCCGTCTCCTGCATCACCGCCGCGCAATCCGGCGCGACCGCGCCCGCGACGCTCGCAGGGTTCCTCGCGCAATCTCTGGCGGAAACCCTCGCAAGCCTCGTGATGGTCCACGCGATCAAGCCCGGCCACCCGATGATCTTTTCCAATTGGCCGCTGGTCATCGACCTGCGCACCGGTGCCTTCGCGGGTGGCGGCGGCGAGATCGCGGTGATGAACGCGGCCTCCGCCCAGATCAGCAACTGGCTGGGCCTGCCATCGGGTGTCGCCGCGTCCATGACCGACGCCAAGGCCATCGACGCGCAATACGGGGTCGAGAAAGGCCTGACTGCGCTCGCCGCAGGCCTCGCGGGCGGCAATCTGATCTATGAGAGCTCCGGCATGACCGCGTCCCTGCTCGGCGCCAGTTTCGAGGCGTTCATCCTTGATGACGAGATGCATTCCGCCATCTACCGCACCCTGCGCGGCGTCGAGGTGAGCGAGGAGACCCTGGGCTTTGACAACATCTGCGAGGCGGTGCTGGGCGAGGGCCATTTCCTTGGCACCGCCCAGACCTACGCCGCGATGGAACGGGACTATCACTACCCGACGCTCGCCGACCGCGAGCAGCCCCGCACCTGGGCCGAGAACGGCGCGAAGGATATCTGGGAGATCGCCCGCGACAAGGCCCGCGCTGTGCTCGACAGCCACCACCCGGACTACCTGACCCCCGAACAGGACGCCGAAATCCGCGCGGCCTTCCCTATTCTATAG
- a CDS encoding ABC transporter ATP-binding protein encodes MPSLTLKAVEKWFGEVQVIKGVDLEIEEGEFVIFVGPSGCGKSTLLRMIAGLEETSRGQILIGDRDATAEPPSRRGLAMVFQSYALYPHMSVRDNVGFPLKSAGLPPAEIKEKVDEAARVLKLDAYMDRRPKDLSGGQRQRVAIGRSIVRDPTAFLFDEPLSNLDAALRVEMRYEIAKLHQTLAATMIYVTHDQVEAMTLADRIVVLEFGRIAQVGTPRELYERPANLFVAQFIGSPKMNILPAAHVRGLTLADGTVDVGIRPEHITLGMDGAHVDGVVDILEYLGADTFVVVDCGEAGKLTVRVAGDTELKPGDAVGLIFNTTRTHGFDSAGLAVS; translated from the coding sequence ATGCCCTCGCTCACATTGAAAGCCGTCGAAAAGTGGTTCGGCGAGGTGCAGGTCATCAAGGGCGTGGACCTTGAGATCGAGGAGGGCGAGTTCGTCATCTTCGTAGGCCCATCGGGCTGCGGCAAGTCCACGCTGCTGCGCATGATCGCGGGGCTGGAAGAGACGTCGCGCGGCCAAATCCTGATCGGGGATCGTGATGCGACTGCGGAGCCGCCCTCGCGCCGGGGGCTGGCGATGGTGTTTCAAAGCTACGCGCTCTACCCGCATATGTCGGTGCGCGACAATGTGGGCTTCCCGCTAAAATCCGCAGGCCTGCCACCCGCCGAGATCAAGGAGAAGGTCGACGAGGCCGCCCGGGTTCTGAAGCTCGACGCTTATATGGACCGCCGCCCGAAGGATCTGTCAGGCGGGCAGCGCCAGCGGGTGGCCATCGGGCGATCCATCGTGCGAGACCCAACGGCGTTTCTGTTCGACGAGCCTTTGTCGAACCTCGACGCGGCGCTCAGGGTCGAGATGCGCTACGAGATCGCCAAGCTGCACCAGACGCTGGCGGCGACGATGATCTACGTGACCCATGATCAGGTCGAAGCGATGACGCTGGCCGACCGGATCGTGGTGCTGGAATTTGGGCGCATCGCGCAAGTAGGCACACCGCGCGAGCTTTATGAGCGGCCTGCGAACCTGTTCGTGGCGCAGTTCATCGGCTCGCCCAAGATGAACATCCTGCCTGCCGCCCATGTGCGCGGGCTTACGCTGGCGGACGGCACGGTGGATGTCGGCATCCGGCCCGAGCACATCACGCTTGGCATGGACGGCGCGCATGTAGACGGGGTGGTCGATATTCTGGAATATCTGGGCGCGGACACGTTCGTTGTGGTCGATTGCGGCGAGGCGGGCAAGCTGACGGTGCGGGTTGCGGGCGATACCGAGCTGAAGCCGGGGGATGCGGTCGGGCTGATCTTTAACACCACGCGCACCCATGGGTTCGACAGTGCGGGCCTGGCTGTGAGCTAG
- a CDS encoding MGH1-like glycoside hydrolase domain-containing protein — MDLTEKAQGILRGNDRGGYTLPTKGLYPYQWNWDSAFAAWGFATFDADRGWQELETLMSGQWEDGMIPHILFHRPDPGYFPGPDVWQGRGPIPSSGISQPPVAASFMAKMLAMDPTGEARARAMWPALKRWHRWFMDWRLDRGAVCVTHPWEAGRDNAPDWDGAMRAIDADDVGEYTRRDTSHVDPAMRPTKYDYDRYLKLVQIGVSVGWDHEKLREINPFRVADPTMTFTLLRAQRDLAAMGRRFGEDVSEIEEWIAVLEDGAETLWNPEIGGYDSRDVRAGRFNGVLSNASMLCWYAGINDARALPALERMLAAAEYGLASYDPEAEGFESLRYWRGPTWPIMNYLVGSGLEEQGLDGPAARIRRDTARLMEAHGFAEYYDPHTSAPAGGGSFTWTAAVWLGWAGHAPQHQQGAA, encoded by the coding sequence ATGGATTTGACCGAAAAGGCCCAAGGCATCCTGCGGGGCAATGATCGCGGCGGCTACACGCTGCCCACCAAGGGGCTCTACCCCTACCAGTGGAACTGGGACAGCGCCTTTGCCGCCTGGGGATTTGCCACCTTCGATGCGGATCGCGGCTGGCAAGAGCTGGAGACGCTGATGTCGGGCCAGTGGGAGGACGGCATGATCCCCCATATCCTGTTCCATCGCCCCGATCCGGGTTACTTCCCGGGGCCCGATGTGTGGCAGGGGCGCGGGCCGATCCCGTCCTCTGGCATCAGCCAGCCGCCGGTGGCGGCGAGCTTCATGGCCAAGATGCTGGCGATGGACCCCACGGGCGAGGCGCGCGCGCGGGCGATGTGGCCCGCGTTGAAGCGCTGGCACCGCTGGTTCATGGACTGGCGGCTGGACCGCGGCGCGGTCTGCGTCACCCATCCGTGGGAGGCGGGCCGGGACAATGCGCCCGACTGGGACGGCGCGATGCGCGCCATCGATGCCGATGATGTGGGCGAATACACCCGCCGCGACACCAGCCATGTGGACCCGGCGATGCGGCCCACGAAATACGATTACGATCGCTATTTGAAGCTGGTGCAGATCGGGGTCTCGGTCGGCTGGGATCACGAGAAGCTGCGCGAGATCAATCCGTTCCGGGTGGCGGACCCGACAATGACCTTTACGCTGCTGCGCGCCCAGCGGGATCTGGCCGCGATGGGCCGCCGCTTTGGCGAGGATGTCAGCGAGATCGAAGAGTGGATCGCCGTGCTGGAGGACGGGGCCGAGACGCTTTGGAACCCGGAGATCGGTGGCTATGACAGCCGTGACGTGCGAGCGGGGCGGTTCAATGGCGTGCTGTCGAATGCGTCGATGCTGTGCTGGTATGCCGGGATCAACGACGCGCGCGCGCTGCCCGCGTTGGAGCGGATGCTGGCGGCGGCGGAGTATGGTCTCGCCAGCTATGACCCGGAGGCCGAAGGGTTCGAGAGCCTGCGCTATTGGCGTGGGCCGACCTGGCCGATCATGAACTACCTCGTGGGGTCCGGTCTGGAAGAGCAGGGGCTCGACGGGCCCGCGGCCCGCATCCGCCGCGACACCGCCCGGCTGATGGAGGCGCACGGCTTCGCCGAATACTACGACCCCCACACGAGCGCGCCTGCGGGGGGCGGCAGCTTCACCTGGACCGCCGCCGTCTGGCTGGGTTGGGCTGGTCACGCGCCGCAACACCAGCAAGGAGCCGCCTGA
- a CDS encoding carbohydrate ABC transporter permease, whose amino-acid sequence MSKLRYGFVTGPVLGALWMVVLSTTVAVAMSFATGEAFRPHILLSLLWGAIIGYTISQRLGDFWGEVMGTASLVILILLGMGPLVVGEDASSFARVFAAVALSVAFSWSMHLILDDMPAKLLTRHEFEAAVIKFLTGFGYIFFTAIVLIPFYVMVLTSLKNQSELIQNPLDFSIELSKGAELFRSYDELFTQFNFGTYLLNSFGISVLTVLITLLFAVPGAYAVARLRFQGRAAFSRSILLIYMVPMIVLALPIYIAFSMTGLRNSLLGIILIYPVTTIPVALYMLQGYFRGLPAEVEEAGLMDGLSRLMVIWKITLPLSLPAIASVSLYVFMIAWNEFLLAFMLLDDPSKFTLTRGIASLNSSEIPRQHLMAGSVIATVPIMALFLGLERFMTKGLTAGSVKG is encoded by the coding sequence ATGAGCAAGCTACGCTATGGCTTCGTCACCGGCCCTGTCCTGGGGGCATTGTGGATGGTGGTGCTGTCGACCACGGTCGCGGTCGCGATGAGCTTTGCCACAGGCGAGGCGTTCCGCCCGCATATCCTGCTGTCGCTGCTTTGGGGCGCGATTATCGGCTACACGATCTCGCAGCGCTTGGGCGATTTCTGGGGCGAGGTCATGGGCACCGCGTCGCTGGTGATCCTGATCCTGCTTGGGATGGGGCCGCTGGTCGTGGGCGAAGATGCCAGCAGTTTCGCGCGGGTTTTCGCGGCTGTGGCGCTATCGGTCGCCTTCTCCTGGTCGATGCATCTGATCCTCGATGACATGCCCGCCAAGCTTTTGACCCGCCACGAGTTCGAAGCGGCGGTGATCAAGTTCCTGACGGGCTTTGGCTACATCTTCTTTACCGCCATCGTGTTGATCCCGTTCTACGTTATGGTGCTGACCTCGCTGAAAAACCAGTCGGAGCTGATCCAGAACCCGCTCGACTTCTCCATCGAGCTGTCCAAGGGCGCGGAGCTGTTCCGGTCCTATGACGAGCTGTTCACCCAGTTCAACTTCGGCACCTACCTGCTGAACTCGTTTGGCATCTCGGTGCTGACGGTGCTGATCACGCTGCTGTTTGCGGTGCCGGGGGCCTATGCCGTGGCGCGGTTGCGGTTCCAGGGGCGGGCGGCGTTTTCGCGCTCGATCCTGCTGATCTACATGGTGCCAATGATCGTGCTGGCACTGCCGATCTACATCGCCTTTTCGATGACGGGCCTGCGCAACTCGCTGCTGGGGATCATCCTGATCTACCCGGTCACCACGATCCCCGTGGCGCTTTACATGCTGCAGGGCTACTTCCGCGGACTGCCCGCCGAGGTCGAAGAAGCGGGCCTGATGGACGGGCTGTCGCGCCTGATGGTGATCTGGAAGATCACCTTGCCGCTGTCGCTGCCCGCGATTGCCAGCGTGTCGCTTTACGTGTTCATGATCGCCTGGAACGAGTTCCTGCTGGCCTTCATGCTGCTGGATGACCCCAGCAAGTTCACCCTGACGCGGGGCATCGCCTCGCTCAATTCCTCCGAGATACCGCGCCAGCACCTGATGGCGGGCTCCGTGATCGCCACCGTGCCGATCATGGCGCTCTTTTTGGGGCTCGAGCGCTTCATGACGAAAGGGCTGACCGCCGGGTCGGTGAAGGGATGA